The genome window ttttttttttttgacaccaATCCACTTGGCTTGTCTCACAGTCTGTATTTGTCAGATTGTTCCCTTGTGGTGGTGCCTGATTTGTTCCCGAGTCTGGCCCTTGAATTCCCTGGAGACCGGAAACCAGGCCTAGAGGCCGGACCAGGTTCTGGTTAAACCTTTTTTGGCAGGACTGTTTCACAGAAGGCACCACACCCAGGCCATGGCACAGGAGGAGGTAGGCACTAGGATGTCGGGTTGTCCCATCGCTGGAATACTGAGTCGGACCTTAGGTTAAGGAGGGTGACAGCCAAAGtgtgtttttcccatttcaaTTTGCAAGTCATCTTTGAGTCACCCTTTGGCACCATATGAATACCTTGTTTCCTCGTTAGCTTTTTACCTAGTGGTTTTTGCATCCCCTTGCCTGGATCTGTGATTTGATTGAAGGTGGCAAAATGGTGATTTCTAAATtacttttcttctccatttattaGCTGGCATTCTCCTCTAACGAAGAGCTTTTCTTCACCACCTGGGGATGATTGCTGATTACAGTTCTTCCTAAAAAGGTACGATGAATGCTTAGTCCTTTTTCTTTACCAATTTTCACAGTAAGGAGTCTGGGCAATAGTCACATGCAGTTCTGGCaaatgatctttcttttttatagatttttgcaTATTCCATGTGTTAAAACAACTTTCAGCCATTGTTCTTTAATGTTGAAATTACCTCAcatttggccagtgggagtctGTCCATGCTCCCAACCTGTGAATGAAATGTAAACAAGCAAAATTGTAGTAATATGGGGGAAATCAGAAAACTGGATATTTGATAATATAAAGGAATGATTGTTAGTTAGGGTAATGTTATTATGgtcattaaaaagacaaaagaggcCTCACCTCTTAGAGATGACTTACTGAGGTATTTGCTGGCAAGATAGGATTTACCTTGAAATAGTTCATGGGCGGCTGGGGGCGTAGGAGAGTAGTTgaagcagagaggaggcaggtTTGGCTACGTGCTATTAAGAAGCTGCGTGATGGGTGCTTAGGGCTTTATTATACTATTCTTCCTGTACATGTTTGAAACTTTTCCTAATAAAAAGCtttttagaggcgcctgggtggctcagttggttgagcctctgccttcggctcaggtcatgatcccagggtcctgggattgagccctgcatctgactccctgctcagcggggaatctgcttctccctctgcccctctccccatgcccccgccccccccgcttTCACtcgcatgctctctttctctctcaaataaataaataaaatcttaaaaaaaaaagattttatttatttatttgacagagagagagagagagcaagggcaggaacacaagcagggggagtgggagagggagaagcaggcttcccgccaagcagggagcccgatgcggggctcgatcccaggactctgggatcctgacctgagccgaaggcaggcgcttaacaactgagccacccaggcgccccaaataaaatcttttttaaaaaagctttttaattatTAGAATTTAAGTTGGTATTTGCAATTCAAATTTAGTAATTTCACAgcttttttcttaacattgtatttatattttatctatgaaaagcttattttgaagaaatatgtATATGTTCAGTTTTGCTGACATAAAGCCAAAATTTAGCTAGTATTGGAGCTTAATTGCTGTATAagtcaagaaaatttaaaacttttgaaaatttatatttattttttttaagattatttatttatttatttgagagagagagagcacaagcagggggagcagcagagggagagggagaagcagactccccaccaagcagggagccctctgcagggctcgatcccaggcccctgagatcatgacctgagccaaaggcagacgcttaaccgactgagccacccaggtgccccaaaaaacttcttaaaatttaaataacagtacagaatttaaaaatatagttacaGTATTTTTCTACTCTTTACCTTTTCCTGGAAAgtgtttttaaagctttaagaaaaaattctacataatttttctgaaatagtctttattttgtaaataaatgtattttatttactagtataaaaaatactttttccatGTAAAAGATTgaggaaaaaatgataattaGGAAGGATAGGGGAAAAAATCACTTGTGTCCTCGACTACAAACAACCAGGGTTTTCacaaatttcttttcatctttttcctatGCCTAGTCTATTCATATgcttacttgtttttaaaaatcctacgttttgaaaaaaaaaaagctacattttgaaataatattttctgttttaatgtgtTGAGGATTCACTACCCAGGACGCAGTCAGCTTTCATCCGTTATTGTCAGTGCCATCCTAACTCATAGTGAAATTTGGTGCTGTGGCtatttttctgatgataaatggaaaaaagtcttCTCTGGTCTCCTCAGGCTTTCTTGCTTTTTTGGTCTGGGGGCTTTGTCCACCAACAAATACCTGACTTCTTTTGTTAAACAGTATCTCAGCTATTTAAAATCCAGTCTGCTCCGATTCTAGAGCCTTTGCCACATCTGCAGCTAGAGTACCAACCAGGTCGCAACTGTGAGCTCATCTCCTTCGCTGTGGGCGGAACATCTGGCCATAGATCTCACTGAGGTCAGTGGGCGTTTGAAGGGCCAGCCGGAGTGTGAAGAGCGTGCGTAACCAGCGTCTGTGTGTATTGCTAGGGAATGACGCATCTGAGGACCCAGGGCTCAGACGCCAGCAGACGCCGCCTTCCCTCCGGCTGTTCCCTTTGGCTCAAATGTTCACTCAGCATGTCTGTGCCgagctgggctctgggctctagTGTTaggaacacagcagtgaacaaaatggacaaTTACATTTTCTCGTGAAGCTTGCATTCTAGTGAGAAAGATTATGGACATGTGTGCAAATAACTATATAATATGTCTGGCAGTGGATTTTTTCAAAGGCAGGCTAATGGATTTGAAAGTGATGGGATGTACAGTATTCTACAGAGTGGATGGGGAGGCCTAGCTGAGCAGTAACACTTGAGCCAAGGCCTGAGGTAAATGAACCACACAGCTGATGAGGGAAGGGAACTCCTGGGTAGGAGGATCCAGAGGAATACTGTTTGGTGTTTGCAAGGAACAGCCTGGAGGCCAGTGAGGTTGGAacagagctggaagaggcagggtaGGTGCAGTGGGCAGAGTGGGCAGAGGTgggcagaggtgggcaggggccacTGTGGGCCCCTTCACGGGCTTGGCTTTTCCCCCCGAGCAAGATGAAAACCAGtggagggttctgagcagaggagggatgTCATCTgccatgtatattttaaaaggatcactgtGCCATGTAGGTGATAAATTATAGGGGgtaagggcagaagcaggagggcCGTCAGGAGGCTGACTGTAAACCAGGTGAGAGAGGGTGATATTTTTGGAGCAGGGTGATAGCAACGGAGGTGAGGAGTGGTTGGATCCTGGCTGTTTTTAGACGCTGAACAGCAGGATGCACTGCTAAATTGctaagagaaaaaggagagtggAGGATAACTTTGCTGCTTTGGGCCTGAGCCGCTGGGAGGGCGTGTGCTCTATGACCTGGCGGAGACTGAGGGAGGAGGCAGCGTAGGGGGAAGACGGAGAGCTGGCAGGGGACACGTTCGCTCTGGGCGACATTAGCTGTCTGAGTGGACAGCGCGGGCTGGCAGTCAGCCCTACAAGTTAGGGATTCAGGGAAGAGGCTGGAGCAACAGATGTGGGTGTTGCCCAGCTACGTGAGGACAGAAGTGAGAGTATGTGCGTCCCATTGCTTCCCGTTCAGTTtactgtgtctgttttgtttttttctctctcactggtCACTAGAGGCCTAAGGCAGGGTGATGATGGGGCTAGGTCCAGGGGTTGTACAACCTGGTGGCATCAAAGCTAGGGACCAGAGGGCATTTCTAGTTTTAGCAAACACTCCAGGTGACTCTCCTGCAGGTGACCCAGGGACCAttctttgagaagcactgctgaAGGCCCCCATCCCTTCCTCTTTGGTCGTGGACAGGCCCACCTCCCTGAGTTCTTGTGTTGCTCACCCCAGATGACATGAGTGGGTTCTCCCATCCCTCCTCCAGCCTGCACTTCTAGGCTTGGCCCAATGTGTGCGTGGAAGGAGAAGGACACTTATCGGGGGGAGAGAAGCCAGTACAAAATCAGAATGCCATTTATAAGAGCAGCGGTTATTCCCATGAAGTAAACCAGGATCACAATGTGTGCCTAATGTGTCCTTAGCGTTTGCTCGTCATGCCGTACCTTGTGAGTCGTCGTAGAGTTTCTGAGGTCGGCACTCTGATTCACATCAGCGTATTTCCTTTCTGAGAGTCTCAGTTAGTGCTCCCAGGGATCACCTTCCTTCGTGGGGAGTCCCCCTTCCCAGAATAGTGCTCTTGTCTTCTGTATACCAGCAGATGTATTGATACATTGTTAGCAGTTGATTGTATTAAAAGCTTATGAATTGGTATTTATGAATCACCAAGGATTTTATATACTGCATTCTCCTAAGTAAACCTTTAGGATGATCCTTGCTTTTGGAGTTGGCACTACAAGATCCTTGGGAAATAGAGTCAAATGAGATAGTATTGGGGTAAGAAACGATGGGAAACGACAGCACTGTGCTAATATGGTTTGTTCTGACAATAACTTGTGCTGGGGACAGTACCTCCGTGACTTAGCGTGACCACAGTCACCTGACAGTCCACGTCATTGGTGTAAATTCTCCAGGCACGGATCCACAACGTTCACAGATGACCGAGGCCTGCAGTCTCACACACGCCCTCCATGCAGCACAGCATCAAAGCTCGGGGATGAACTGATTGAATCGTAACAAACCTTCTCCCTGCTTTTTAGGATGGCTGCTCTTCTTCTAAAGAGGCTCACATTACAAACCATAAAGACTGAAAATAATTGCATTAGCAGGTGTCTTGGTAAATACATCCTGCACAAGACCATACCAGCGCAGCTGTCCCTTGGAGCTTCTGTCCCAAGACTGTCCTACCTGATTCATGCAAAAGCTTTCAGTACTGTTGCAGACACCCaggatgaaggaaagaagaagaaaaagagtgagCCAGCTTTTAGCAACATTGGCAGAAAAATTCACGAGCGAGTCATTCACGTGCTGGATGAGGCAGGCAATGATTTGGGAAACATGCACCGAGCAGACGTGATCAGGCTCATGAATGAGCGGGACCTGAGGCTCGTTAAACGGGACAGCGGCGTGGAGCCTCCACAGTACCAGCTCCTGACGGGGGCACAGATTCACAAGGAGCAACTGAGACTTCGGGAATTGGAAAAGGCCCGCCCCAAACCTGGTAGGTGTCATGCTGTCTGCAAACTGAGTCCTCGGGACCGCAGACCAGCAGTTGAGAGCGGCATCTGCCAAGGTGCCCGTGACCACGGGCATGTAAAAATACAGGGAAGTTCACGGTCTCACCACCACTGCCCACATCTTTCTTCAGCTCTCCCTTATTtccattcctcttctttttcccttgatGCCCTGTGGTCAGCATTCTCTTCCTTTAAGCCTGTGTAAAAGGAGGGGAAAATAAGGTAAACACCCCAAAGTGATGGAACCTCTTTTCCCCTTGGTCCTTAGCTCTGTCTCTGATCTGGGGGTGGCAGAGCCCTGGCGGCGGGAATGAAATGAGACTTGGAGGAGGCGGATTGGAGTCCCTGTTCCAGGGCTGGGCCACCCTCCCCCCCCTTACCCCACATCTCTAAAGTGGAGGTGCTTGGCTAATTGCTTGGAAGCACTTTCTAATCTCCGAGGTGATTCATAGAGCATCTCTCACACCCCAGTGTTTTGTTACAGTATTGGTAAGTAATGCTCATTTGCACATTTTGCCAATCACCTTACAATGCCCTTGTCATTGATGCCTTCATGGAACCATGAATTGGATAGTAAGTGAAGATTTTTCGTGATTCCCACTAAGTGCTGATCGTTACGAAAGATTGTTTTCTGTTAAACAGCCTGGGACAGGGACCAGGAGACTGGTCCCAAAGCTGCCACAGTGAGGTGGTATGTCTTAAGAAAATCACACACTATCTGTGGCTCACTTTTGTAACAGCACATTCAACAAGGATGTTgactagaaaacaaaaagttttcaGAGGCCAACTAGGATGATACAGACTTCAAACTGTATCACAGAAAAATAGTTGAACAGCCCAGAGAAGCTTGGAGAAGACACGTTCCTGTTGTGATAGTTGAAGGGCTAAGGTGTTGAAGGCATTATTTTGTTCTGAGAGAGACCTAGGACCAGCTGCAGGGCTTGAAGGAAGCAAGGAGCTATTGATaaaaggacttttttaaaaagaaaaattacttttattttgggAATTAGAAagcatacagaaaaatataaacaccTACTATCCACCATCCAGAATGAACAAACATTAACATTGTTGTGCTTCAGgttcttaaacaaaataaaacattacagagTTGTTGAGGTTGTctgtgctccctccccaccatcatGGACTCGGGGTGTAGGTCCGTCTGTGTCGTTAAACTTCGGTTACATATAAACAGTATATAGCACGAttttatacacacaaaaattatgTCACGCTGTTTTCAGGAGCCATGTTTATAGAACAGCTGTAGCTAATTTATCATCATTACTAAATAGAATCCTAAGAATATACCATATACCATGGCTTTAGGGCCTTTGCATGGACATTGGGCTCGTTTGCAGTCTTCGTTATGAAGAACAGTGAGCCTGTCAGTGTCTCCGGAGTCTGTGGGGCAGATCATCAGCAGTGTATGTATGAAGCTTCTCTTCCTACATCCCCACCCACACTTGGTATTCTCATCTAATTTTTGCCATGCTGATGGGTGAGAAAGCCTGTCTTACTATTTATTTGTACTTCCTTTCACCATTTAAGTTACCTCCTCTGTGACTTGCCTATTTATAGTCCCTGTTTTTCTACTTTCAtggtcctccccccacccccgatttATAGAGTTCTCTGTTCTGTGTGATGCAAAAACCttgtctcagaatttttttttttttgtccttttttaattACCCAGTAGTGTTTTGATAGAGGAAATTACCAATTTTTTCCTTAACAAAATCCTTCTTCTATCCTGAGGTCACAAAcatacactttcttttcttctattttaaagttgtattttttttcacatttagtcAGTCCTCCTGGGTAGATTGTTTTATGGGTTGAGACCTAATTTTTCCCCCATATGAAAACTCTGAATTGTCCCAACGCTTTTACTGAATAGTCTGTTCCTTCcctgtaaaataattttgaatagtCAGGGTTTCCATTTTCGGAATACAGGACATAGGGAGCTCCCTCCTGTCTGATGCAGTCTGGATGACCCCACTGTCACTAGGAGGCCATCACAAAAGGAGTCAGATGAAAAGAGTACTTCCCAGATGCTGCTCtaatcagaaggaaaaataaggatAGTCAAGTTTATCATAAAGCTAGACTCGTTCCTTTGAAAGGACCATTTTTTCTTCatcaaatgaggataataataatggAAGCATTTCATACATTACAGAAtatctattttgcttttaaagtctGAGACCTAAATACTCTTACTTGGCAGGTAAAAAATTGGTACCTTTAAGTTTGTCCATCtcccttgtttaaaaaaacatttgaaactaAGAGAGGAGCGTTGGGCCCCTGTGCCAGCCTGATCTCTCAGGAAGTGTGTGACACAGCTCAGGTGTTGTGAAGAGACCAGTAAACAGTCCTAGCACCAAGTCTCACTGTTTCAAACTAGGACCTACCCTGACAAAGGAACTCACTTTTTCTTCAACTATTGGACAACATGATTT of Halichoerus grypus chromosome 4, mHalGry1.hap1.1, whole genome shotgun sequence contains these proteins:
- the MTIF3 gene encoding translation initiation factor IF-3, mitochondrial, which encodes MAALLLKRLTLQTIKTENNCISRCLGKYILHKTIPAQLSLGASVPRLSYLIHAKAFSTVADTQDEGKKKKKSEPAFSNIGRKIHERVIHVLDEAGNDLGNMHRADVIRLMNERDLRLVKRDSGVEPPQYQLLTGAQIHKEQLRLRELEKARPKPGPTLTKELTFSSTIGQHDLDTKNKQIQQWIEKKYKVQITIKKGKNTEDPEHKMEEICNQILQTMPGIATFSSRPQPVRGGKAVMCVLRHLSKKEENAYRETQGTQKEDTLNKENRNNQESDVVHQ